The nucleotide window CTCCCCGAGGGCGAGTCGATCCTGACGCCCGTCGGGGAGGTCTCTATCGGGGCCGACGGGACGGCGGTGATCGATCTCGGGGCGCTCGATTGCCCACCGGGGTCGTACGTCGTCGGCCCGTCGGTGTACCACCACCGGCACTTCGAGGACGGCGTCGCGCGCCCGCTGGGAGGTAACCAGCGCGCGGCCTTCGGGGTCGTCGACCAGTCACTCGACGCCCAGATCGAGACCCAGCGCGTCGACGGGGCGGAGCGCCGCGTTCTGACGGTGCGCTCGAACGTGGCGACGTCAGACATCGTCCTCGCGTCCGAGACGCTGTCGCCCGCACAACTCCACGCGGCGTTCGGTGGGGCCCGGACGGAGGAGGGCGTGGTGCTCGGCGGTGAGCCCAATCGGTCGGTCGTGGCGGATCTCGCGGGGCTCGAACCGGGGCGACACACGATTCGGGTGACGTCGACGGTCGGGCCGGCGACCGACACCGCCGTCCTCGTGATGGACCCGTCGGCGGGTGTCGCGACGTATCGCGCCATCGATCCTCCCACCGACGCGCTCTCGCCCTCGGAAGTCATGGCGGCCCAGGGCGACTATCTCGCCGACGAGATCGATCTCGCGACGGTCGTCGCCGTCCTCCGGACGTACGTTTTCGGATGAGCCGATCAGCTGGTGACCGGTGGTCGGACTCCCGCCCAATGGCGACGTTCGCGCCAGTTGGCAAAAACATCATATAAAGTTTGTGCCGAACAGGCAAGACTCCCTACTTTCACGATTCCGTGATAGGCCACGAAAACGCGTATAGCGGGCGTGATACGCCTGTCTGACTTCCCGGTCGCTGAGAATGCGGTGATCGTTTAGGTCAAACCCGATCGTTTTTTCACTGGGAGGACGGAGACCTCAGACATCATGGACGAGAACGGAACGGACGGCTGGAATATCGTCGTCTGCGTGAAGCAGGTCCCCGACGCGGCCGACGTGTCGATCGACCCCGACACGGGGCGGTTGAATCGCTCGGACGCCGAGGCGGTCATGAACGATCCCGACTACAACTCCGTCGAGGCGGCCCTGGAGTTGCGTGAACAGGTCGGCGGCACCGTGACGGCGCTCTGTATGGGCCCGCCGAACGCCGAGGAGGTGCTCGCGGAGGCGGTCGCGATGGGTGCTGACGACGGCGTCCTCATGACCGACCGGGCCTTTGGCGGATCGGACACCTGGCCGACGAGTCTCGCGCTGGCGAGCGGGGCCGCCGAACTCGACGCCGACGTCGTGCTCGCGGGCGAGGAGACGACCGACTCATCGACGGGGCAGGTCCCGCCCGGGATCGCCGCCCACAACGAGTGGGCCCAACTCACCTACGTCGAGGAGCTGGAGCCCGACCCCGAGAACGACCGCCTGATCGCCCGGCGCGACATCGAGGGCGGGTACGAACGCGTCGCTGCCGACCTGCCGGTGTCGGTCGCGATGAGCTACGGCGAGAACGTGCCCCGGACGGCGGGGCTCCACCGCAAGATCTACGCCGAGACGGAGTTCGACCCCGAGGAGTGGTCGGCCGAAAAGCTGGGCATCGAAGACGAGGTCGGCCTGGCGGTCTCGCCCACGCAGGTCGGCGGGATGGACACCGCCGAGCCCGTGCCACGCGAACAGGAGACCGTCGACAGTGCCGACGAACTCGCCGATCGGATCGCGGAGGTGCTCTAGATGGCCGCCGTTGGCGAGCCAGACGTCGATCTCGACGCCCACACCGACGTCTGGGTCTTCATCGAACAGCACGACGGCGAGGTCGCGGCGGTCTCCTGGGAACTGCTCGGGAAGGGCCGTGACCTGGCCGATCAGAAAGGCGAGGATCTGGTCGCGCTCGTCCTCGGCGAGGACCTCGAGGAGTCGGGCATTCCCGACGAGGCGATCGACCGCGGGGCCGACCGCGTGCTCGTCGCCGACGATCCGGTGTTCGCGCCGTATCGTGCGGACGCCTACGGCCAGCAGTTCCGCCACCTCGTCGAGCAGCGAAAACCCGACATCGTCCTGATCGGCGGGACCCACACCGGGCGGGACTTCGCCGGGCGCGTCGCGGTGCCGACCCACGCGGGTCTGACCGCCGACACGACCGAACTGGAGATCACGCCCGACCAGTACGAGATGCGCCGGCCCGCGTTCGGCGGGGACGCACTCGCGACGATCATCTGTCCGAACCACCGCCCGCAGATGTCGACCGTCCGGCCGGGCGTGTTCGACGAGCCATCGCGTGGTGACGGCGACGGTGCGATCGAGCAGGTCGAGGTCGTCGTCGAGGAGAACGATACGAAAAGCGAGGTGCTCGAACGCGAAGTGGGCGACGTCGCGGACATCACCGACGCCGAAGTGATCGTCGCGGGCGGCATGGGCGTCGAGGGCGAGTTCGGCCCGCTCGAACGCCTCGCAGAGTTGCTCGACGCCGAACTCGCGGGCACGCGCGACGCCGTCGAGGCGGGCTGGATCGATCCGGCCCGGCAGGTCGGCCAGACCGGCAAGACCGTCCGTCCGAAACTGTACGTCGCGGTCGGGATTTCGGGCGCGATCCAGCACGTCGAGGGCATGGACGATAGCGAAACGGTCATCGCGATCAACAACGATCCGAACGCACCGATCTTCGAGAACGCGGACTACGGCATCGTCGGCGACTGTGACGAGGTCCTGCCGCAGTTGATCGAAGCGCTCGAACGACAGGAGGTGGCGGCATGACCGAGACGCCGAACTACGACGACTCGTTCGACGCCATCGTCGTCGGCGGCGGGCTCGCGGGCTCGTCCGCGGCGATCACGCTCGCTCAGCGGGGCTACGACCCGATCGTGATCGAGCGCGGCGACACCCCCGGTGCGAAAAACGTCTTCGGCGGCGTGATGTACACGCCGACGATCCGCGATCTCGTGGACATCGACGACGCGCCCAAAGAGCGCTACGTCGCCCAGAAGGCCTACAGCCTGCTCAGCGAGGAAGGCGACGAGACCCGCCTCACGATGCAACCCCACGACTGGCGCGAGCCACCGCACAACGACTCGTGGATGGTGCTCCGCCGGGATTTCGACGAGTGGTTCGCCCAGCAGGCCGTCGAGGCGGGCGCGACGCTGATCACCGACACGACCGTCACCGACCTGATCGTCGAGGGCGGACAGATCGTCGGCGTCGAGACCGACCGGCCGGACGGCGACCTGCGCGCGCCCGCGGTCGTCCTTGCGGAGGGGGCGAATTCGCTGGTCAGCGAGGCTGCCGGCCTGAAAGAGCCGGATGCACGCGACGACGTCGCCGTCTCCGTCAAGGAGGTTCGCACGTACGACCGCGAGACGATCGAGGAACGCTTCAACCTCGACGGTGAGGCCGGCGCGGCCTACCACTACTTCGGTGACGGCGCGTGTGGCGACACCGTCGGCGGCGGCTTCCTCTACACCAACAAGCGTACGATCGCACTCGGTGTGGTCTACCGGATCGCCGACGCCAACGACGACGAAACCGGGCCCGAGGCCGTCCTCAACCGGTTCAAGTCCCACCCCGCGGTCGCGCCGCTGATCGAGGGCGGCCGGATGGTCGAGTACGCCGCTCACGCCGTCCCCGAGGGCGGGCCCGACGCGGTCCCGGATCTCGTCCACGACGGCGCGGTGATCGCGGGCGACGCCGCGAGCCTCGTCCTCAATTCGGGACTGCACCTCGAAGGGACGAACATGGCGACCGAGAGCGGCCACCTCGCGGGCCGGGCGATCGCCGACGCGCTGGATCAGGGCCGGACCGACGCCGCCGCGCTCCAGCCGTATGCCGACGCGCTCGCCGAGTCGTACGTCATGGAGAACCTCGAAGAGTACGGCTGGGCGATGGAGGCCGCCGCCGACGAACGCGAGTTCGTCTTCGACGACCTGCCGCGAGCGGTCGCCTCGGCCAGCGCCGAGTACTTCCGTGTCGACCGCGTACCGAAAGCCGACCACCTCAAGGCCGCCAAGCAACGGATCCTGCACGCCACCGGTGGCTACACCGGTGCGATCCGGAAGGCCTGGAAGTTCCGTAAAATGTTCTACTAACCATGTCAGCAACCCCTGACGTTCCCGACAGTCCAGATGTCGAGACTCCCTCGATGGAGGACCGCCTGTACACGATCAAATACGAGGACGCGGGCGAATCCCACCTCGACGTGAAGCGGGCGGGCGTCTGCGAGGAGCAATGCACCACCTACGACTGCATCTCGGTCTGTCCCGCCGACGTCTGGCGGACCGAGGGTGACGCCGCGATCCCGTCGATCGCCTACGAGAACTGCCTCGAATGCGGCAGTTGTCGCTGGGCGTGTACGTACGACAACGTCATCTGGGAGTACCCCGAGACCGGCGCGGGCGTCTCGTATAAGTTCGGGTGACGCCACCGCGCGGTGCGACCGTTCTCAGGCCGGACCGAGCAGGCCCGGAAACTCCGCGTCGAGAATCATCACGATCGAATCGACGACCCGTTGGTCGAAACTGATCAGCACCTCGTAGTCGTCGCCGTCGGGGCGGGCGAGAAAGACCGCCCCGGCCGCCCGGGACCCACCGTCGAAACAGACGAAGGCGATGTCGTCGAACGCGCCGTCCGTGTCGACGTACCGGTGTCCGGCCGGGACCGACGTGTCCCGACGCTCGACGACGGTCGTGACGGTGAGTCCGTCCGCGACGAGGCGGTCGGTGGCGCGCCCGATAGCGGCCTCGAACGCGCCCATCTCGGGGAGCAGGGCCGCACAGACCCGCCCGTCGCCCGTGTGGGACGCCCGCCGTCCCACCTCCATCGTCAGCGTGACGAGATCCTCTGGCGATCGGTGGCGGATCAGGCTCACCGGGGCATCGAGCAGTTTTGCGACCTGGGCGTCGGCCGCGGATTCCACCGCCGGCCGGTCGGCCCCCTGGATCCAGGCGTCGTTCAGGCGCTCGACGATCAGTTCGATCGGGATCGTCTCCTCCCGATCGGGCCCCTCCAGTCGACCGACGCCCTCGGCCACCGACCGATCGGTCTCGACGACGACGTGGTGGGCGAGCAGGGTCCCGACGACGGGGTCGATCCGCGATCGATCTGCCGGGCGGATCGTGAGGGACCGACGCGTGCGCTGGAGACATTGGAGGAGGGCATTCATGTGCCGGTCCGGGAGTGCCACTCGCCGGTCCGTTCGTCGTCACGAACCTGAAACTCGCGGCGACCGTCCTCGGTGATACGCGTCTCGACGACGACCGAGGCCAGGCCCAGCAGGCGATTCCGGTCCGGATCGTCCAGGGCGTCGGTGTTCAGCGTCGAAATCGTCACGCCCGCGCCGCCCCGGGTCTGGGTCCGAACGCTCTCCGCGAACTGATAGACCGTCTCGGCGTCGTTGTACATCAACAGGGCCGAGAGGCTGTCGATCAGGACTGGTGGGGCCGGATCCTCGACCGCATCGGTCGCCTGCGCGATGGCGATGCCGATGCCGGTCAGATCGCCCGGCGTCGAGACCGAGTACACCTCCTCAGATCGGTTCGTGACGCCCGCAGTCGCGTCGACGACGCTCAACGCGTCGACCGCGCCGCCCGCCGCGTCGTACTCGGCCTGGACCTGGTCGGCGGGGTCGGTCGTCGAGACAGAGATCGCGTCGCCGTCCTGGGCGACGGCCGCGAGCAGTTCGAGGCCGACATCGAGTTTTCCCGACAACGCCGGGCCGACGATCAGGACGTGCGATCGCTTCTCGCGAAGCGTCGCCGGAGAGAGAAGCGTCTCCAGGCGAACCCCGGATTCGGCCGTCTGCTGTCCTGGTTCAACTGACACGATCGCTCACGACGCAGTGTTCGGCGCGGTCTCATAAGTACCTTCTCGCAGATACACTCGGGACGGACGACGCTCCGGGGGCCGGACGCCCTACAGGCGGTCCTCACCCTCGCGGGTCCACTCCCGTTCGACCGTCCGGTTGTCGGTCCGGACCCGGTCACCGATCCCGACGGCCGCGACCGCGTCGATCGTCGATTCGTCGTCCAGACGGTGCCGGTGACCATGCCCGAGTCCGCGCCCACCAGTCACAAAGCGATTGTGCCGTCCGCGACCGACCGAGCGGCCCGGGCGTTTATGGCGATTTCCGTCCAAGGCCCGACATGGTTCGCGTGCTCGTGGCTGGCGAGGCCCTGATCGACATGTACCCGGCCGAGGAGGCCGACCGCCTCGCTGACGTGGAGCGCTACGCTCGCCGCGCAGGTGGCGCGCCCGCGAACGTCGCCGTCGGACTCGCCGCGCTCGACGAACGCCCCTGGCTCTGGACCCGCGTCGGTGCGGATCCGTTCGGTGAGCACCTCCGTGAGACGCTCGCCGCGTTCGACGTGCCCGACCGGTTCGTGTCGGTCGATCCCGATCGGTCGACCGCCCACACCATCGTCGGCACCGACGAGTCCGGCGATCCGGTCTTCCAGTTCTATCAGGCCGAGACGGCGACGATGTGCCCCGATCCGGCGACCGTCACCGACGCGGCGCTCGCAGAAATCGAGTGGCTCCACGTCGGTGGCGTCTGGCTGGCCGACGAGACGGCGCGAGCGGCACTCCTGGACGTCATCGACCGGGCCGACTGCCCGATCTCGTTCGATCCCAACACGCGGCCGGACCTCTGGGATTCGGAGGCCGAGATCGAACCGACGGTCTCGGCGGCCCTCGAAGCCGTCGACGTGGTGAAAATCGGCGCGGGCGATCTGCCCTGGCTGGCCGCCGAGGACCCGATCCGGGTGGCCGAGCGCGTCCGTGGGTACGGCCCACACACGGTGTTCGTCACCCGCGGGGCCGAGGAGGCGATCGCCGCGAGCGACGGCCGTGCGCCCTGGGGGCCCGCCGAGCACCGCGTGACGCCACCGACCGTCGAGGCCGTCGATCCGACGGGCGCGGGCGACGCGTTCACGGCGGGCGCGATCGCCCATCTCGTCGCCGGAGACGACCTGGCGAGCGCACTCCAATACGGCGCGACCGTCGGCGCGCTCGCGACGACCGAACAGGGCGCGATGGCCGCCATTCCCGACCGCGAGACCGTCGCACAGTATCTGGAGTGAGGCGACGGCGCGCGTCGATTCAGAGTGCGCCCTGGTCGACCCGATAGATCGTCACCGCGTCGAACTGCCCGACCGGTTCCACCGCGTCGAGGCGCTGAATCGTGATCTGTGAGTACTGCTCGCGTTCTTTCGGGCCGACGTAGACGTATTCGACGTCGTACTGCCGGAGGAGTTCGCGCTGGCGGTCCACACCGCCGGTGAACATCACATCGACGTGGCCGGCACGCTCGTAGTAGGCGTCCGGGCCGTGATACCCCGTCTCGTGGACCCAGCCCGCGACCGTCGGGATCCCGGTCAGACTCGACGGGGCGTTGCGCCACTGATAGGGGTCGCGTCCGGGCCGACTCAGCAGTGTCGGCTGGCCCTCGCGCCGATCGAGCCAGGCGATCGCCCTCGCCTCGTCGGGGTGGTCGGTCTCGACGAACGCGAGCGCGTCGAGAGAGGGGTCGTCCGTGCGGTGAGTGGGCGACCCGAAGTGCGCGGGCACCGCGAGCGCGGCGTAGATCGACGTCGAGACCACCAACAGCGCCGCGAGGATTTTGAACCGGCGTCGCCAGGCTGGCCCCGAGAGGCCGAGTCCGGGGCGCTGCTCCGCGATCAGGACGGCGAGCGCGGTGCCCGCGCCGGTCGCGAACAGCACCCAGATCTGCATGTACAGTTTGAACACGGTGTTGTACCGCCCGCCGCCGGCGTTCTCTTCGAGGAAGACGAACTCCGCGAGGACGATCAGGCCCGCGCTCGCGACGACCAACACCGATTCGAACCCCGGGCTGGGCCGGTCGCGAACACTGCCGTCGCGGGCGAGCAGCCAGCCTGCCCCGACCAGCGGCGCGACCACCAGGAGTGCGGACACCCGGAACCGAATCGCCAGGAACCCCGCGACGGCGAGCGCGAGGGCCGCGATCACGGCGTCGGTCGCGCCGATCCGATCGGTGGTTGTCCCGAGTCGACCGACGGCGTATCGCGAATAGTGGAGCCCTGCGATCACCAAAAACGCGCCGTGGACGAGGACGAGCGGCACGATCGGGCTCCGATCGGGGAGGAACCCCATTCCTTCCGAACCGCTCGACACCACCAGCCAGTACGGGAGGACGATCACGACCGAGAGCAGTGCGATCAGCGTCGCACTCCCGAGTGCGACGCCCAACCGCCCGAGTTCGCGATCGATCCAGCCTTGCTGCGGCGGGCGGACCCGATCGGGCAACAGCTCTATCGGGTCGGCCGGCGCGAGCACGATCGTCACGGCGGCGAGGCCGGCGATCGTCGGCATCGACCAGGTGTTGGTCACCGAGACGATCGCTCCGACCGCGGGGAGGCCCACGAACAGGAGTGCGCGCCGCCGCCAGCGCTGGGCGGCGGGCGTCCGATAGTACCCGAAGAGCACGGTCGCGCCCAGCAGGAGAAACGGCGTGCTCATCATGTGGGCGTGAAGGTCGCCGTTGAGCCACGCGAACAGCGGGAACTCGTTGATCGTCCCCCCGATCACTCGGCTCGCCGACCAGTAGCCGAAGCTGCCGATCCCGGTCGCGAGCCCGTCGAGCGGGACGCCGAGGTCGCTCGCGATCGTCTCGACTGTCACCCCGAAGAACGGCACGCGCGCCCCGGTGATCGCGCCGGGTGTCACCAGCCAGAGCAACTGGGCGGCGGGCATGAGGTTGCTCGCGAGGCCGACGAAAAACGCCGCGAACGCCCCCGCGAGCCGGTCGTCGTGGCCGTGAGCCGTCGCGATGTTCCGCGCGAGGCCGACCGCGGCCGTGACGACCATCGCATAAAAGCCCGCGAGCGCGAGATTGTAGGCATATCGCGGGGCCGTCCCCGTCAGCCGGGCGAACAGCGCGGCCAGGAGGTGGCCGCCGTAGTAGTACCGGACGGTCTCGCCCGCGAACCAGACGTCCTGGGGCGGGAGGACCCCACTCCGCAGGAGCGATCGCAACAGTCCGAAATCGAGGAACTTCTCGCCACCGCCGGGGTGGACGGCGGGGTCGACCGCACGGATCGCGATCAGAAATAGGAACGCGGCGGTGAACACCGCGGCGGTCTCCGCGAATGCCCGGCGATCGATCGGGCCCGTTCGGCGGTGAGCGAGCAGCGCCGCGGCGACGACGACGCCGACGCCCAGCCACAGCCCCGCGGTGATCGAGACGCGCCCGACCCAGTAGACGACCAGCCAGATCACCCCCGCCGCGATCGGGAGGCCGACGCCAGCGCCCTCGTCGGAAAGCTGGGGGAGGAGGCTCTTGGCGATCGCCTGTCCGGCCGCCAGGAGTGCGAGGTAGGTCACCAGCCAGACGGCGACGAGACCGAACTCCATTCGGCGCAACGAACGGGACACGCCCATTTAGACCCGTTGGACTGGATCACCGGACAGCCACGCGAGGATCGCCCGTCGCCGCCACGCGACGAGCACTGCACCGACGGCGAGCACGCCCGCGAGCACCGCTGCGCCGCCGTAGTCGGCCCGCGCGGCCCGCGACCCCGCGATCGCGAGCAGGAGATAGCCGGGGAGTCGCCCGACGACGGCGATCGCGACGATGTGGCTGACCGGAATCCGCGTCAGGCCGGCGAGCAGACAGAGCACGTCGTCGGGCAGGCCCGGCAGGACGAACAGAACAAAGAGCGTCACCCGTCCGCGTCGGTCGAGAAGCGAGTCGTACCGGTCGAGCGTCGCTGTAGGGACCGACCGCTCGACGAACGGCCGGCCGACCTGACGGACGATCCCCACCGCGAGCGCCGTTCCGATCGCCCCGCCGAGCAGGCTGAGCGCCGTCCCCCAGACCGGCCCGAACAGATAGCCGCCGACGAACGCGACGACCTGGCCCGGGATCGGCGCGATCAGGACCTGGGTGGCCTGGACGCCGACGTACGCGACTGGAGCGAGCGGGCCGAGGCCAGCGAGCCACTCGCGTAGCGCGGTCGGGTCGATCGCCGCGGGGACCGGGACCAGCACCGCCGCGCTCACGAGCACGCCGACGAGCGCGACCAGCGCGACGATCTGGACGGTCCGCGTCGTCGTCACCGCACGCGCGTTCCGCTTCACGATCGGGCGATCGGTGCGCGCGCTCAAAAACGTTTCACGGCCGGGCGCTGCTTGGAGCAGCGCGCCCACCCCGTCGATCACTCGGCGTCCAACTCGAACTCGTGGCCACACTCGGGACAACTCGCCCGGTCGTGCCGGAGCGCGGTCGAGGACTCGCGGACGTCGCGCATCACCGAGGAGATCCGCTCTTCGGTGTCGAGTTCGTCCTCGACCGAGAGTTCGACGCCCTCGACTTCGAGGAGGAACTTCGCGACCTCGGTCGATTCGTACATCAGATCGTCGAGTTCGTCGGCCGTGAAGAACCCGCTCATCGCGCCGTAGAGGAAGGTCGCACCCGCCGTGCGGACTTTCTTCTCGAAGGAGGCCCGCGCTTCGTTGACCGCCTGCGGGCTGTAGGTGTCGGTCATGAAGGGGACCAACTCGGGCAGGTGCTCACCGATCTTGGTCATCTCGACGCCGGTCTCGGTCCGGAAGTCCGCACAGAGACGGGCGAGCGCCCACTCGCGAGCGGTGATGTACGTTCGATCGCGGAGGAACTCGTTGGCGCGCTCGTAGGTCCCGCCGTCGATCTTCTCGAAGCGGTCGTATTCGGCGACGTCCTCGGGGACGAATTCGGTGGGCTGGTCGGGAGCGTCGACCGACTGGGCGGGCGGGTCCGGGGCCGCACCAGCGTCGTTGGCGTCGTCGCTCTCCTCTGCAGCGGCGTCGCTGGACGGATCGGACGCTGTATCGTCGGAGCGGTCGTCGGACGCGTCCGTGCCGACCCGGTCGAGGTCGACCTGCTCGTGGGGCGAACGCACCGTCTCGCTATCCTCGGACTCGTCGCGATCCTCGGTCATGTCTTCGGGTGCGGTCGGACCGCGAAAAAGCGTGTCGTCGGCCGGGCAGCCCCTCAGGACACGCATGGTTGTCGAACGACCAGCGCTCAAAGCCCCGATCGACCGCCTGCGGATGCCCGGAGACCGACCGCAGGGGGATACCCGGGCATCACCCGTTCCTGGCCGGGTGCTGATCGGTCGTAACGACCGGATCGATTAGTCGTAGAACTCGTCGGTGGCCGCCCGGTCGGCAATGCCGGTGGCACTCACCACCCGCCCGTCGACCGAGACGGAGACGTCGGCCATGCGAGCGAGTTTGGGCCATTTCGTGGCCCAGGCCTCGGCCGTCGACTCTGAGATCGACGCGTCCGACTCGAGGATCCGCAGGAAGGTGGCGGTCGTCTCCTCCCCCGTGAGATCCAGCGCCCGGGCCCGGGCGATCTGGCCGTCGAAGCGCCCCTTCGCCGGCGCGGTCTCTAAATGGGAGGAGTGTTCGCGGCCCGCGATGAACGTCTGCTTGCCGAGCCGTTCGGTGATCAGGGCCACCGGGTCGCTGACCTCGGGGTAGTGCTTCCCGGACCCGGTTTTCGCATCGATAACTCCTTTAAGGCGGTTCCGGGGGTTGCTCCAGCCGTACATCCCGCTTTGGCCGTAGGCCACGGCGCCGTCCCGCACGCCGAATGCAACCTCCTGCTCGTCCTCCAGGTAGACGGTGAACCCGCCGTACTCGCTGGCCTCCTCGAAGTCGCCTTCTTCCTCCAGGGCCCCGGTCAGGTACTCGGCGTCGAGGTCGGTCTCCGCGACGCCTGCCATGTTCATGTCGACGAACGCCTGTACGTCGTCGAAGTCCACGTCCGGCTCGGAGAACGTACCCTCGATGTCGTCTTTAACGTACAGGTAGAAGTACTCCTCGAGGCGGTCCTTGTTGTTGGAAAACGTTTCTCCGTCGATGTAGGCGAAGGGATAGAACTCTCCTACTCCGATGGCCGAGGGTGTCGGCATCCAGTTCGTGTACCCCGGTCTCCCGATACCGCCACCGGGAATGGCGTTCGTGAGGCTCGAACAGCCCGCCAGCGCGGACGCACCGAGCGCGCTTGCCCCGATCAATACCTTACGCCGCGAAATGGATGGTTGAGCCATATGTTCTGTCCCCCGGACGCTCTCGCGTCTTGGGTAGAACACCCCTGGCTGCTGGAAAAAGCGTTACCATATTCGCGAACTGGCCCCAATCGGTCACCCTTGTCGGTGCGGTGTGGGAAAAGTGGGCCGGCGCATATTCGAACCTGACCGAGACTCGCGTCGCTCGCGAGGACGCGGTTACGGCCACCCGAAGGCCGAAGATACAGCTCACCGTCGTTGCGAAGTGGGGTGAAAATGGGCCGGCGCGAATTCGAATCGCGGTTACGGCCACCCGAAGGCCGAAGGATACCAAGCTACCCCACCGGCCCGCGTGTGAACGATAGCGGGCAAGCGAATTTAACCGTTCCGGATGGCGATCAGTAGCGCTCGTAGCCCTCGGTGTCGCCGTAGTTGTGGGCGATCGTGATCGCCTGATCGGCGTGGAGCGCGCGTGGCCCGACGCTCACTCGGGGCGCGTCACCGATCGCGTCGAGATCCGCCTCGGTGAACGAGCGGTGGTCCGAACAGACGATCACGGGGTCGGCGGGCCACTCCACGTCGACGATCGGATCGCCCGATTCGTGACAGACGAGCAGCGTCCCCGCCGCACGGGCGTGATCGAGCGCCGTCGCGCGACCGCCGCGTTCGAGCGTCAGGCCGGGTGCTGGCTCGACCGGGCGCTGGCCGATCAACTGGTCGCGCTCCGCCAGGGCGGTCCGGATCAACGCCGCCGTCGAGCGCTCGTCCGGCCGGAGGTTCCGGACTGCCGATCCGTCGACGGTCAGACAGAGGTCGTCCGCGAGGCTGACCCAGACGGTCGCGTCCTCGCGGATGTCGTGTGAGAGGAGCAACGACGCCGTGATCGCCCGACAGAC belongs to Halococcoides cellulosivorans and includes:
- a CDS encoding DUF5806 family protein, translated to MTEDRDESEDSETVRSPHEQVDLDRVGTDASDDRSDDTASDPSSDAAAEESDDANDAGAAPDPPAQSVDAPDQPTEFVPEDVAEYDRFEKIDGGTYERANEFLRDRTYITAREWALARLCADFRTETGVEMTKIGEHLPELVPFMTDTYSPQAVNEARASFEKKVRTAGATFLYGAMSGFFTADELDDLMYESTEVAKFLLEVEGVELSVEDELDTEERISSVMRDVRESSTALRHDRASCPECGHEFELDAE
- a CDS encoding tRNA (pseudouridine(54)-N(1))-methyltransferase TrmY, with protein sequence MRGVCLLAHDAPTDPDFALDDLPGTGRLDLVCRAITASLLLSHDIREDATVWVSLADDLCLTVDGSAVRNLRPDERSTAALIRTALAERDQLIGQRPVEPAPGLTLERGGRATALDHARAAGTLLVCHESGDPIVDVEWPADPVIVCSDHRSFTEADLDAIGDAPRVSVGPRALHADQAITIAHNYGDTEGYERY